A single window of Taeniopygia guttata chromosome 1, bTaeGut7.mat, whole genome shotgun sequence DNA harbors:
- the EMSY gene encoding BRCA2-interacting transcriptional repressor EMSY isoform X11 has protein sequence MPVVWPTLLDLSRDECKRILRKLELEAYAGVISALRAQGDLTKEKKDLLGELSKVLSISTERHRAEVRRAVNDERLTTIAHNMSGPNSSSEWSIEGRRLVPLMPRLVPQTAFTVTANAVANAAIQHNASLPVPAETGNKEVVVCYSYTSTTSTPTSTPVPSGSVATVKSPRPASPASNVVVLPSGSTVYVKSVSCSDDDEKPRKRRRTNSSSSSPVLLKEVPKAVTPVTKTITVPVSGSPKMSNIMQSIANSLPPHMSPVKITFTKPSTQTTNTTTQKVIIVTTSPSSTFVPNILSKSHNYAAVTKLVPTSVIASTTQKQPVVITASQSSVGSSSSCSTPSCAANTIAVTAVVSSTPSVVMSTVAQGVSTSAVKVASTRLPSPKGLVGNPTQILAQFPKQHQQSPKQQLHQVQQAQQQQQQPQQQQLVPCSVAQQQPQQSQLPAGIKPTIQIKQESGVKIITQQVQPSKILPKPVTATLPSSSNSPIMVVSSNGTIMTTKLVTTPTGTQATYTRPTVSPSLGARMAGTPGAATYVKTTSGSIITVVPKSLATLGGKIISSNIVSGRHMSTVVTGTTTKITTIPMTSKPNVIVVQKTTGKGTTIQGLPGKNVVTTLLNAGVLIKPKPVTFQATVVSEQTRQLVTETLQQASRVAETGNSSLPEVKEEPQTYTDSSSSSTESSQSSQDSQPVVHVIASRSQDWSEHEIPVDTNPTIIYQDVSSESQSATSTIKALLELQQTTAVKEKLESKPRQPTIDLSQMAVPIQMTQEKRHSPESPSIAVVESELVTEYITTDSGRQHCIGSHSEEYLHNHIVSHRSQPHQSSQPQRTLLQHVAQSQTATQTSVVVKSIPASSTGAITHIMQQALSSHTAFTKHSEQLGTEEGEVEEMDTLDPQTGLFYRSALTQSQAQKQQKLSQPQLEQTQLQVKTLQCFQTKQKQTIHLQADQIQHKLPQMPQLSIRHQKLTPLQQEQAQTKPDAQHPPHHMMAKERQLPTLVAQPQQTVVQVLAVKTTQQLPKLQQAPTAQKIYVQPQPPQSQMQLPASSEKQPASQASTETSVADILRVSMVEAHIDANIEHTIVDSPNKATSTNKPASEAESSPCTQGLRVAAVGMMAPSIPQQQTHTESSSSPPAVGPTLTERKLDAQGIPTTNQFIHIQHISQKKAEESSSEIVVQTIPHYPIPCHSSSNVVVEPSGLLELNNFTSQRLDDEETAMEQDVDSSTEDGTEPSPSQSSVEQS, from the exons ATGCCTGTGGTGTGGCCTACTCTTCTGGACCTCAGCAGGGATGAGTGCAAGAGGATCCTTCGCAAACTGG AACTGGAGGCCTATGCAGGTGTCATCAGTGCCTTACGTGCACAGGGAGACCTtacaaaagagaagaaggatCTTCTTGGAGAACTCTCTAAAGTGCTTAG TATTTCAACAGAGCGACATCGTGCTGAAGTTCGGAGAGCAGTAAATGATGAACGACTAACAACGATTGCACACAA TATGTCTGGGCCCAACAGCTCTTCCGAGTGGTCCATAGAAGGGCGTCGACTGGTGCCGCTGATGCCACGGCTTGTTCCACAAACAGCTTTCACTGTGACCGCGAATGCTGTTGCCAATGCAGCCATTCAGCACAACGCCTCTCTTCCAGTTCCTGCAGAAACTGGAAACAAAGAAG tGGTGGTTTGCTATTCCTACACAAGTACCACTTCAACCCCAACATCTACCCCTGTTCCAAGTGGCAGTGTAGCAACAGTGAAGTCCCCCAGACCTGCCAGTCCGGCCTCCAATGTAGTCGTCTTGCCAAGTGGAAGTACTGTTTACGTCAAAA GTGTCAGCTGCTCAGATGACGATGAAAAGCCCCGCAAAAGACGGCGAACAAATTCTTCTAGTTCTTCCCCTGTTCTCCTGAAAGAAGTCCCGAAGGCAGTGACTCCTGTCACTAAAACTATCACAGTGCCTGTAAGTGGGAGCCCCAAAATGAGTAATATAATGCAGAGCATTGCCAACTCCTTACCACCACACATGTCGCCTGTGAAAATAACCTTCACTAAGCCCTCAACACAGACAACAAACACCACAACACAGAAG gtcaTAATAGTAACCACCTCTCCAAGCTCAACTTTTGTACCCAACATCCTTTCCAAGTCCCACAACTATGCAGCAGTTACAAAACTTGTCCCAACATCAGTCATTGCCTCAACTACTCAAAAGCAGCCTGTGGTTATCACTGCTTCCCAGTcctctgtgggcagcagcagcagctgctccactCCCTCCTGCGCTGCAAATACCATTGCTGTGACTGCTGTAGTGTCATCCACACCGTCAGTGGTTATGTCAACAGTAGCACAAG GTGTATCTACATCAGCAGTTAAAGTTGCCTCTACCAGACTACCTTCCCCAAAAGGTTTGGTTGGGAATCCAACTCAGATCTTAGCACAGTTTCCCAAACAGCATCAGCAATCtcccaagcagcagctgcaccaAGTCCAACAGgcccaacagcagcagcagcagccgcagcagcagcagctggtgccGTGTTCTgtagcccagcagcagccacagcagtcTCAGCTGCCAGCTGGCATCAAGCCCACCATTCAGATCAAACAGGAATCAG GTGTTAAAATAATCACTCAACAGGTGCAGCCCAGTAAAATCCTTCCCAAACCAGTTACAGCGACCTTGCCCAGCAGTAGCAATTCACCCATTATGGTGGTTAGCAGTAATGGGACTATCATGACAACTAAACTGGTCACTACTCCCACTG GAACTCAAGCAACTTATACACGGCCAACGGTGAGCCCCTCTCTGGGAGCTCGGATGGCTGGAACTCCAGGGGCTGCTACTTATGTGAAAACTACAAGTGGTAGCATCATTACCGTAGTACCAAAATCACTGGCTACTCTAGGAGGAAAGATCATCAGCAGTAATATTGTTTCTGGTAGGCATATGAGTACTGTTGTTACTG GAACTACAACCAAAATCACTACAATTCCAATGACATCTAAACCCAATGTGATTGTTGTGCAAAAAACTACTGGAAAAGGAACTACAATTCAAGGGCTTCCAGGCAAAAATGTTGTCACAACACTGTTGAATGCTGGG GTCCTCATAAAACCAAAGCCAGTGACATTTCAAGCAACAGTTGTGAGTGAACAAACCAGACAGCTGGTGACTGAAACATTACAGCAGGCTTCAAGGGTAGCAGAGACAGGAAACTCATCTCTCCCAGAAGTGAAAGAAGAACCACAAACCTACACTGACAGTAGTTCTTCTTCTACAGAGtcttcccagagctctcaag ATTCTCAGCCTGTAGTCCATGTGATTGCTTCAAGAAGTCAAGATTGGTCAGAACATGAAATTCCTGTGGACACAAACCCTACAATAATTTACCAGGACGTATCCAGTGAATCTCAGTCAGCCACTTCCACAATAAAAGCTTTGCTGGAACTTCAGCAGACAACAG CAGTGAAGGAAAAGTTGGAGTCAAAGCCAAGGCAGCCTACCATTGACTTGAGCCAAATGGCTGTTCCAATCCAGATGACTCAAGAAAAGAGGCATTCTCCAGAAAGTCCTTCAATTGCTGTTGTAGAGTCAGAACTAGTGACTGAATATATCACAACTG ACTCAGGAAGACAACACTGTATTGGTTCACATTCGGAAGAATATCTACACAACCATATAG TCAGTCATCGGTCCCAGCCCCACCAGTCATCTCAGCCCCAGAGGACTCTGCTGCAGCACGTGGCTCAGTCACAGACAGCAACGCAGACTTCTGTTGTGGTGAAATCTATTCCTGCATCCTCCACTGGCGCCATTACCCATATCATGCAGCAG GCCTTAAGCAGTCACACTGCATTTACCAAACACAGTGAACAACTTGGAACTGAGGAAGGAGAAGTGGAAGAGATGGACACCTTAGATCCTCAGACTGGCCTGTTTTACAGATCTGCCCTGACACAATCGCAggcacaaaagcagcaaaaactGAGTCAGCCACAGCTGGAACAGACTCAACTGCAAGTGAAAACTCTGCAGTGTTTCCAGACTAAGCAGAAGCAGACAATCCACCTGCAGGCTGATCAAATCCAGCACAAACTCCCACAAATGCCCCAACTTTCCATAAGGCATCAAAAGCTAACCCCCCTGCAGCAAGAGCAAGCACAGACCAAACCAGATGCACAGCACCCCCCACATCATATGATGGCCAAAGAAAGGCAACTCCCTACCTTagtggcacagccacagcaaactGTAGTACAGGTGCTTGCAGTAAAAACCACGCAGCAGCTGCCCAAACTGCAACAGGCACCAACGGCACAAAAAATCTACGTGCAACCCCAGCCCCCCCAGAGTCAAATGCAGCTACCTGCCTCTTCAGAGAAACAGCCAGCAAGCCAG GCATCTACGGAGACATCAGTAGCAGATATATTGAGAGTGTCTATGGTGGAAGCTCACATTGATGCAAACATAGAACATACCATAGTGGATTCCCCAAACAAGGCCACGTCCACTAATAAACCTGCTAGTGAAGCAGAGTCGTCACCTTGTACCCAGGGCCTGAGGGTGGCTGCAGTAGGGATGATGGCACCTTCCATCCCCCAGCAACAGACACATACAGAATCCAGCTCAAGTCCTCCTGCTGTTGGTCCTACTTTAACAGAGAGGAAACTCGATGCACAAGGAATACCTACAACAAACCAGTTTATACACATTCAGCATATATCACAAAAGAAAGCTGAAGAGAGCTCATCAGAAATTGTTGTCCAG
- the EMSY gene encoding BRCA2-interacting transcriptional repressor EMSY isoform X6: MPVVWPTLLDLSRDECKRILRKLELEAYAGVISALRAQGDLTKEKKDLLGELSKVLSISTERHRAEVRRAVNDERLTTIAHNMSGPNSSSEWSIEGRRLVPLMPRLVPQTAFTVTANAVANAAIQHNASLPVPAETGNKEVVVCYSYTSTTSTPTSTPVPSGSVATVKSPRPASPASNVVVLPSGSTVYVKSVSCSDDDEKPRKRRRTNSSSSSPVLLKEVPKAVTPVTKTITVPVSGSPKMSNIMQSIANSLPPHMSPVKITFTKPSTQTTNTTTQKVIIVTTSPSSTFVPNILSKSHNYAAVTKLVPTSVIASTTQKQPVVITASQSSVGSSSSCSTPSCAANTIAVTAVVSSTPSVVMSTVAQGVSTSAVKVASTRLPSPKGLVGNPTQILAQFPKQHQQSPKQQLHQVQQAQQQQQQPQQQQLVPCSVAQQQPQQSQLPAGIKPTIQIKQESGVKIITQQVQPSKILPKPVTATLPSSSNSPIMVVSSNGTIMTTKLVTTPTGTQATYTRPTVSPSLGARMAGTPGAATYVKTTSGSIITVVPKSLATLGGKIISSNIVSGRHMSTVVTGTTTKITTIPMTSKPNVIVVQKTTGKGTTIQGLPGKNVVTTLLNAGGEKTIQAVPAGAKPAIITATRPITKMIVTQPKGIGSTVQPATKIIPTKIVYGQQGKTQVLIKPKPVTFQATVVSEQTRQLVTETLQQASRVAETGNSSLPEVKEEPQTYTDSSSSSTESSQSSQDSQPVVHVIASRSQDWSEHEIPVDTNPTIIYQDVSSESQSATSTIKALLELQQTTVKEKLESKPRQPTIDLSQMAVPIQMTQEKRHSPESPSIAVVESELVTEYITTVSHRSQPHQSSQPQRTLLQHVAQSQTATQTSVVVKSIPASSTGAITHIMQQALSSHTAFTKHSEQLGTEEGEVEEMDTLDPQTGLFYRSALTQSQAQKQQKLSQPQLEQTQLQVKTLQCFQTKQKQTIHLQADQIQHKLPQMPQLSIRHQKLTPLQQEQAQTKPDAQHPPHHMMAKERQLPTLVAQPQQTVVQVLAVKTTQQLPKLQQAPTAQKIYVQPQPPQSQMQLPASSEKQPASQASTETSVADILRVSMVEAHIDANIEHTIVDSPNKATSTNKPASEAESSPCTQGLRVAAVGMMAPSIPQQQTHTESSSSPPAVGPTLTERKLDAQGIPTTNQFIHIQHISQKKAEESSSEIVVQTIPHYPIPCHSSSNVVVEPSGLLELNNFTSQRLDDEETAMEQDVDSSTEDGTEPSPSQSSVEQS; encoded by the exons ATGCCTGTGGTGTGGCCTACTCTTCTGGACCTCAGCAGGGATGAGTGCAAGAGGATCCTTCGCAAACTGG AACTGGAGGCCTATGCAGGTGTCATCAGTGCCTTACGTGCACAGGGAGACCTtacaaaagagaagaaggatCTTCTTGGAGAACTCTCTAAAGTGCTTAG TATTTCAACAGAGCGACATCGTGCTGAAGTTCGGAGAGCAGTAAATGATGAACGACTAACAACGATTGCACACAA TATGTCTGGGCCCAACAGCTCTTCCGAGTGGTCCATAGAAGGGCGTCGACTGGTGCCGCTGATGCCACGGCTTGTTCCACAAACAGCTTTCACTGTGACCGCGAATGCTGTTGCCAATGCAGCCATTCAGCACAACGCCTCTCTTCCAGTTCCTGCAGAAACTGGAAACAAAGAAG tGGTGGTTTGCTATTCCTACACAAGTACCACTTCAACCCCAACATCTACCCCTGTTCCAAGTGGCAGTGTAGCAACAGTGAAGTCCCCCAGACCTGCCAGTCCGGCCTCCAATGTAGTCGTCTTGCCAAGTGGAAGTACTGTTTACGTCAAAA GTGTCAGCTGCTCAGATGACGATGAAAAGCCCCGCAAAAGACGGCGAACAAATTCTTCTAGTTCTTCCCCTGTTCTCCTGAAAGAAGTCCCGAAGGCAGTGACTCCTGTCACTAAAACTATCACAGTGCCTGTAAGTGGGAGCCCCAAAATGAGTAATATAATGCAGAGCATTGCCAACTCCTTACCACCACACATGTCGCCTGTGAAAATAACCTTCACTAAGCCCTCAACACAGACAACAAACACCACAACACAGAAG gtcaTAATAGTAACCACCTCTCCAAGCTCAACTTTTGTACCCAACATCCTTTCCAAGTCCCACAACTATGCAGCAGTTACAAAACTTGTCCCAACATCAGTCATTGCCTCAACTACTCAAAAGCAGCCTGTGGTTATCACTGCTTCCCAGTcctctgtgggcagcagcagcagctgctccactCCCTCCTGCGCTGCAAATACCATTGCTGTGACTGCTGTAGTGTCATCCACACCGTCAGTGGTTATGTCAACAGTAGCACAAG GTGTATCTACATCAGCAGTTAAAGTTGCCTCTACCAGACTACCTTCCCCAAAAGGTTTGGTTGGGAATCCAACTCAGATCTTAGCACAGTTTCCCAAACAGCATCAGCAATCtcccaagcagcagctgcaccaAGTCCAACAGgcccaacagcagcagcagcagccgcagcagcagcagctggtgccGTGTTCTgtagcccagcagcagccacagcagtcTCAGCTGCCAGCTGGCATCAAGCCCACCATTCAGATCAAACAGGAATCAG GTGTTAAAATAATCACTCAACAGGTGCAGCCCAGTAAAATCCTTCCCAAACCAGTTACAGCGACCTTGCCCAGCAGTAGCAATTCACCCATTATGGTGGTTAGCAGTAATGGGACTATCATGACAACTAAACTGGTCACTACTCCCACTG GAACTCAAGCAACTTATACACGGCCAACGGTGAGCCCCTCTCTGGGAGCTCGGATGGCTGGAACTCCAGGGGCTGCTACTTATGTGAAAACTACAAGTGGTAGCATCATTACCGTAGTACCAAAATCACTGGCTACTCTAGGAGGAAAGATCATCAGCAGTAATATTGTTTCTGGTAGGCATATGAGTACTGTTGTTACTG GAACTACAACCAAAATCACTACAATTCCAATGACATCTAAACCCAATGTGATTGTTGTGCAAAAAACTACTGGAAAAGGAACTACAATTCAAGGGCTTCCAGGCAAAAATGTTGTCACAACACTGTTGAATGCTGGG GGGGAGAAAACTAttcaggcagtgccagcaggagcaaAACCTGCTATCATCACTGCCACAAGACCCATCACAAAAATGATTGTTACACAGCCAAAAGGAATAGGGTCCACGGTCCAGCCAGCCACCAAAATCATCCCAACTAAAATTGTTTATGGTCAACAAGGGAAAACACAG GTCCTCATAAAACCAAAGCCAGTGACATTTCAAGCAACAGTTGTGAGTGAACAAACCAGACAGCTGGTGACTGAAACATTACAGCAGGCTTCAAGGGTAGCAGAGACAGGAAACTCATCTCTCCCAGAAGTGAAAGAAGAACCACAAACCTACACTGACAGTAGTTCTTCTTCTACAGAGtcttcccagagctctcaag ATTCTCAGCCTGTAGTCCATGTGATTGCTTCAAGAAGTCAAGATTGGTCAGAACATGAAATTCCTGTGGACACAAACCCTACAATAATTTACCAGGACGTATCCAGTGAATCTCAGTCAGCCACTTCCACAATAAAAGCTTTGCTGGAACTTCAGCAGACAACAG TGAAGGAAAAGTTGGAGTCAAAGCCAAGGCAGCCTACCATTGACTTGAGCCAAATGGCTGTTCCAATCCAGATGACTCAAGAAAAGAGGCATTCTCCAGAAAGTCCTTCAATTGCTGTTGTAGAGTCAGAACTAGTGACTGAATATATCACAACTG TCAGTCATCGGTCCCAGCCCCACCAGTCATCTCAGCCCCAGAGGACTCTGCTGCAGCACGTGGCTCAGTCACAGACAGCAACGCAGACTTCTGTTGTGGTGAAATCTATTCCTGCATCCTCCACTGGCGCCATTACCCATATCATGCAGCAG GCCTTAAGCAGTCACACTGCATTTACCAAACACAGTGAACAACTTGGAACTGAGGAAGGAGAAGTGGAAGAGATGGACACCTTAGATCCTCAGACTGGCCTGTTTTACAGATCTGCCCTGACACAATCGCAggcacaaaagcagcaaaaactGAGTCAGCCACAGCTGGAACAGACTCAACTGCAAGTGAAAACTCTGCAGTGTTTCCAGACTAAGCAGAAGCAGACAATCCACCTGCAGGCTGATCAAATCCAGCACAAACTCCCACAAATGCCCCAACTTTCCATAAGGCATCAAAAGCTAACCCCCCTGCAGCAAGAGCAAGCACAGACCAAACCAGATGCACAGCACCCCCCACATCATATGATGGCCAAAGAAAGGCAACTCCCTACCTTagtggcacagccacagcaaactGTAGTACAGGTGCTTGCAGTAAAAACCACGCAGCAGCTGCCCAAACTGCAACAGGCACCAACGGCACAAAAAATCTACGTGCAACCCCAGCCCCCCCAGAGTCAAATGCAGCTACCTGCCTCTTCAGAGAAACAGCCAGCAAGCCAG GCATCTACGGAGACATCAGTAGCAGATATATTGAGAGTGTCTATGGTGGAAGCTCACATTGATGCAAACATAGAACATACCATAGTGGATTCCCCAAACAAGGCCACGTCCACTAATAAACCTGCTAGTGAAGCAGAGTCGTCACCTTGTACCCAGGGCCTGAGGGTGGCTGCAGTAGGGATGATGGCACCTTCCATCCCCCAGCAACAGACACATACAGAATCCAGCTCAAGTCCTCCTGCTGTTGGTCCTACTTTAACAGAGAGGAAACTCGATGCACAAGGAATACCTACAACAAACCAGTTTATACACATTCAGCATATATCACAAAAGAAAGCTGAAGAGAGCTCATCAGAAATTGTTGTCCAG
- the EMSY gene encoding BRCA2-interacting transcriptional repressor EMSY isoform X2, whose product MPVVWPTLLDLSRDECKRILRKLELEAYAGVISALRAQGDLTKEKKDLLGELSKVLSISTERHRAEVRRAVNDERLTTIAHNMSGPNSSSEWSIEGRRLVPLMPRLVPQTAFTVTANAVANAAIQHNASLPVPAETGNKEVVVCYSYTSTTSTPTSTPVPSGSVATVKSPRPASPASNVVVLPSGSTVYVKSVSCSDDDEKPRKRRRTNSSSSSPVLLKEVPKAVTPVTKTITVPVSGSPKMSNIMQSIANSLPPHMSPVKITFTKPSTQTTNTTTQKVIIVTTSPSSTFVPNILSKSHNYAAVTKLVPTSVIASTTQKQPVVITASQSSVGSSSSCSTPSCAANTIAVTAVVSSTPSVVMSTVAQGVSTSAVKVASTRLPSPKGLVGNPTQILAQFPKQHQQSPKQQLHQVQQAQQQQQQPQQQQLVPCSVAQQQPQQSQLPAGIKPTIQIKQESGVKIITQQVQPSKILPKPVTATLPSSSNSPIMVVSSNGTIMTTKLVTTPTGTQATYTRPTVSPSLGARMAGTPGAATYVKTTSGSIITVVPKSLATLGGKIISSNIVSGRHMSTVVTGTTTKITTIPMTSKPNVIVVQKTTGKGTTIQGLPGKNVVTTLLNAGGEKTIQAVPAGAKPAIITATRPITKMIVTQPKGIGSTVQPATKIIPTKIVYGQQGKTQVLIKPKPVTFQATVVSEQTRQLVTETLQQASRVAETGNSSLPEVKEEPQTYTDSSSSSTESSQSSQDSQPVVHVIASRSQDWSEHEIPVDTNPTIIYQDVSSESQSATSTIKALLELQQTTVKEKLESKPRQPTIDLSQMAVPIQMTQEKRHSPESPSIAVVESELVTEYITTDSGRQHCIGSHSEEYLHNHIVSHRSQPHQSSQPQRTLLQHVAQSQTATQTSVVVKSIPASSTGAITHIMQQALSSHTAFTKHSEQLGTEEGEVEEMDTLDPQTGLFYRSALTQSQAQKQQKLSQPQLEQTQLQVKTLQCFQTKQKQTIHLQADQIQHKLPQMPQLSIRHQKLTPLQQEQAQTKPDAQHPPHHMMAKERQLPTLVAQPQQTVVQVLAVKTTQQLPKLQQAPTAQKIYVQPQPPQSQMQLPASSEKQPASQASTETSVADILRVSMVEAHIDANIEHTIVDSPNKATSTNKPASEAESSPCTQGLRVAAVGMMAPSIPQQQTHTESSSSPPAVGPTLTERKLDAQGIPTTNQFIHIQHISQKKAEESSSEIVVQTIPHYPIPCHSSSNVVVEPSGLLELNNFTSQRLDDEETAMEQDVDSSTEDGTEPSPSQSSVEQS is encoded by the exons ATGCCTGTGGTGTGGCCTACTCTTCTGGACCTCAGCAGGGATGAGTGCAAGAGGATCCTTCGCAAACTGG AACTGGAGGCCTATGCAGGTGTCATCAGTGCCTTACGTGCACAGGGAGACCTtacaaaagagaagaaggatCTTCTTGGAGAACTCTCTAAAGTGCTTAG TATTTCAACAGAGCGACATCGTGCTGAAGTTCGGAGAGCAGTAAATGATGAACGACTAACAACGATTGCACACAA TATGTCTGGGCCCAACAGCTCTTCCGAGTGGTCCATAGAAGGGCGTCGACTGGTGCCGCTGATGCCACGGCTTGTTCCACAAACAGCTTTCACTGTGACCGCGAATGCTGTTGCCAATGCAGCCATTCAGCACAACGCCTCTCTTCCAGTTCCTGCAGAAACTGGAAACAAAGAAG tGGTGGTTTGCTATTCCTACACAAGTACCACTTCAACCCCAACATCTACCCCTGTTCCAAGTGGCAGTGTAGCAACAGTGAAGTCCCCCAGACCTGCCAGTCCGGCCTCCAATGTAGTCGTCTTGCCAAGTGGAAGTACTGTTTACGTCAAAA GTGTCAGCTGCTCAGATGACGATGAAAAGCCCCGCAAAAGACGGCGAACAAATTCTTCTAGTTCTTCCCCTGTTCTCCTGAAAGAAGTCCCGAAGGCAGTGACTCCTGTCACTAAAACTATCACAGTGCCTGTAAGTGGGAGCCCCAAAATGAGTAATATAATGCAGAGCATTGCCAACTCCTTACCACCACACATGTCGCCTGTGAAAATAACCTTCACTAAGCCCTCAACACAGACAACAAACACCACAACACAGAAG gtcaTAATAGTAACCACCTCTCCAAGCTCAACTTTTGTACCCAACATCCTTTCCAAGTCCCACAACTATGCAGCAGTTACAAAACTTGTCCCAACATCAGTCATTGCCTCAACTACTCAAAAGCAGCCTGTGGTTATCACTGCTTCCCAGTcctctgtgggcagcagcagcagctgctccactCCCTCCTGCGCTGCAAATACCATTGCTGTGACTGCTGTAGTGTCATCCACACCGTCAGTGGTTATGTCAACAGTAGCACAAG GTGTATCTACATCAGCAGTTAAAGTTGCCTCTACCAGACTACCTTCCCCAAAAGGTTTGGTTGGGAATCCAACTCAGATCTTAGCACAGTTTCCCAAACAGCATCAGCAATCtcccaagcagcagctgcaccaAGTCCAACAGgcccaacagcagcagcagcagccgcagcagcagcagctggtgccGTGTTCTgtagcccagcagcagccacagcagtcTCAGCTGCCAGCTGGCATCAAGCCCACCATTCAGATCAAACAGGAATCAG GTGTTAAAATAATCACTCAACAGGTGCAGCCCAGTAAAATCCTTCCCAAACCAGTTACAGCGACCTTGCCCAGCAGTAGCAATTCACCCATTATGGTGGTTAGCAGTAATGGGACTATCATGACAACTAAACTGGTCACTACTCCCACTG GAACTCAAGCAACTTATACACGGCCAACGGTGAGCCCCTCTCTGGGAGCTCGGATGGCTGGAACTCCAGGGGCTGCTACTTATGTGAAAACTACAAGTGGTAGCATCATTACCGTAGTACCAAAATCACTGGCTACTCTAGGAGGAAAGATCATCAGCAGTAATATTGTTTCTGGTAGGCATATGAGTACTGTTGTTACTG GAACTACAACCAAAATCACTACAATTCCAATGACATCTAAACCCAATGTGATTGTTGTGCAAAAAACTACTGGAAAAGGAACTACAATTCAAGGGCTTCCAGGCAAAAATGTTGTCACAACACTGTTGAATGCTGGG GGGGAGAAAACTAttcaggcagtgccagcaggagcaaAACCTGCTATCATCACTGCCACAAGACCCATCACAAAAATGATTGTTACACAGCCAAAAGGAATAGGGTCCACGGTCCAGCCAGCCACCAAAATCATCCCAACTAAAATTGTTTATGGTCAACAAGGGAAAACACAG GTCCTCATAAAACCAAAGCCAGTGACATTTCAAGCAACAGTTGTGAGTGAACAAACCAGACAGCTGGTGACTGAAACATTACAGCAGGCTTCAAGGGTAGCAGAGACAGGAAACTCATCTCTCCCAGAAGTGAAAGAAGAACCACAAACCTACACTGACAGTAGTTCTTCTTCTACAGAGtcttcccagagctctcaag ATTCTCAGCCTGTAGTCCATGTGATTGCTTCAAGAAGTCAAGATTGGTCAGAACATGAAATTCCTGTGGACACAAACCCTACAATAATTTACCAGGACGTATCCAGTGAATCTCAGTCAGCCACTTCCACAATAAAAGCTTTGCTGGAACTTCAGCAGACAACAG TGAAGGAAAAGTTGGAGTCAAAGCCAAGGCAGCCTACCATTGACTTGAGCCAAATGGCTGTTCCAATCCAGATGACTCAAGAAAAGAGGCATTCTCCAGAAAGTCCTTCAATTGCTGTTGTAGAGTCAGAACTAGTGACTGAATATATCACAACTG ACTCAGGAAGACAACACTGTATTGGTTCACATTCGGAAGAATATCTACACAACCATATAG TCAGTCATCGGTCCCAGCCCCACCAGTCATCTCAGCCCCAGAGGACTCTGCTGCAGCACGTGGCTCAGTCACAGACAGCAACGCAGACTTCTGTTGTGGTGAAATCTATTCCTGCATCCTCCACTGGCGCCATTACCCATATCATGCAGCAG GCCTTAAGCAGTCACACTGCATTTACCAAACACAGTGAACAACTTGGAACTGAGGAAGGAGAAGTGGAAGAGATGGACACCTTAGATCCTCAGACTGGCCTGTTTTACAGATCTGCCCTGACACAATCGCAggcacaaaagcagcaaaaactGAGTCAGCCACAGCTGGAACAGACTCAACTGCAAGTGAAAACTCTGCAGTGTTTCCAGACTAAGCAGAAGCAGACAATCCACCTGCAGGCTGATCAAATCCAGCACAAACTCCCACAAATGCCCCAACTTTCCATAAGGCATCAAAAGCTAACCCCCCTGCAGCAAGAGCAAGCACAGACCAAACCAGATGCACAGCACCCCCCACATCATATGATGGCCAAAGAAAGGCAACTCCCTACCTTagtggcacagccacagcaaactGTAGTACAGGTGCTTGCAGTAAAAACCACGCAGCAGCTGCCCAAACTGCAACAGGCACCAACGGCACAAAAAATCTACGTGCAACCCCAGCCCCCCCAGAGTCAAATGCAGCTACCTGCCTCTTCAGAGAAACAGCCAGCAAGCCAG GCATCTACGGAGACATCAGTAGCAGATATATTGAGAGTGTCTATGGTGGAAGCTCACATTGATGCAAACATAGAACATACCATAGTGGATTCCCCAAACAAGGCCACGTCCACTAATAAACCTGCTAGTGAAGCAGAGTCGTCACCTTGTACCCAGGGCCTGAGGGTGGCTGCAGTAGGGATGATGGCACCTTCCATCCCCCAGCAACAGACACATACAGAATCCAGCTCAAGTCCTCCTGCTGTTGGTCCTACTTTAACAGAGAGGAAACTCGATGCACAAGGAATACCTACAACAAACCAGTTTATACACATTCAGCATATATCACAAAAGAAAGCTGAAGAGAGCTCATCAGAAATTGTTGTCCAG